The window CGACCTTTGATGACGATTACCGCCGGGCAATCGATATCCGTCGAGAGCTGAATCTGCCAGGTCGGGTCAAGTTCACGCCGCCGGCAGACCAGGTCGTCGTCCTGCCTTGCACACCGCAAACCTGTTATCGCTACGAGTACAAGGCGCTTCCCTTCGCGAGCCTGCGCCATGACACCGGTTTCGACACGGCCCGGCGTCTGGAAAAAAGGAAAGCGGATGGTGGCTGGCTGTTCCTGTTTTCGTTCTATTCGTTTCCCAGCGACTACATCCTCTACCGCATGGTGCCTGACTATCGGCCAACAGTGATCGATGTGTGGCTCGATTCCGTCGATCGCTCGCTGGGGGTGCCCGTTCTCCCTGCCGTCTGGCACGCAAAGGTAGCCTATCGGATTCGGGGTGCCGGAAAACGCTGCGCGTTGGGACTCAATCCCGGCGTGGGCCTGATCCTTGAGTCGGGGCCTGCGCAGAAGTCCAGTTGGGTATTGGACGCCCCTTGGGTCGGCGAGAGCGACATCCGTTTCGAGGGTTCAGGGAAACTGTTTATCGGTGAGCTCCAGGTGACGCTCACGGGAACGGGGAGCCATGAAATTGTGCTCAAGATCTCCGACAATCAAGTGTTTCAGGTTGAGCTGCAGGCGCGCAAACTCACCCTCGTCGAGCAGGATGTGCCACCGGGCATGAGTCGACAGGCGTTGCAGGGGCACCTCAAGACTCTGGCTCAAAAGCACCGCCTGGTGATGCCGTATACGGCGGTGCACCATTATCTGATTCCGTTCGAGGCACCGGACGAACCCCGCTACGTTACGGCCTGGTACGACGCGAAGGAGGACCGCTTCCTGTACATCCGTGACGATATGCCGGGTGTCGATGCCGCTGTGTTGGGGGCGGTGGCGGGTGCTTCCTGTTACTTCTACGACCCGCAGAACCTGATCATCTGGCAAGTCGACGCGGTGACCGGGCTGTTGAGCCATCGTTATTGGCTGTGGGGCGCAAGCAATGTCGCAAGCACCATCAAGCGCGTCGAGGTGGATGCACAGGGGGTGATTCATGTCGTTCAGCAAATCACCCGCAAGGATCAGGCCCGCGATGTTTTGGTTTATGTGATACATGAGGGGCAACTGCTGCTCAGTTCGATCACTCGGGACCTGGACCTGGCATTGGAGTCGGTCCTGAGTGCCAGCGAAACACTGGCCGACTGGTCGCTGATCCTTGGTAACGGCTACCCCTTTACCCCATCCGCCAGCGAAAAGGACAGCTTCATCACCGTCAACTGGCGGCCTGCCCCCTTTGTTTCGGTTTGCTGGAAGCCCGAGGCGCAGTGGCGGGACATGGCCTGGGTTCGCCGTAGCGATGACTTGATCATCCGTCCCTCACCCGGGCGCAACCATCACCGTGGCTGGGCCGACTCGATCAAGCACATGACTGACCTGACGTTGCTGACACCGGCGGGCGACAGCGATGTGTTTGTCATCTATGACCGGCTCAGACAGGAACTGTGTCGCAAGCAACGTACCGAGGTGGCGGGAAAGGGACACTGGTCCGAAACATGGATGCGCCCGCAGAAGCTGGAAAACGTCATGGCGGTTGACGGCGGCTACGTCGCCCTGACGTCAGAGGGCCTGTTCTTCAACCTGACGAGCCAGGGCAGACTGGCCTTGGGCGGTTTGAGTGAAGTGTGGCTCAAGGATCGGGCGCACTGGTGGTCCGCATTGGAGCCCTTGGCCCGGCAATACGCAACCGACAGCTTTGCCCTGATCGGCTTGACCCACTTGAACGGTGACGCGAGGTTGTGTGCCTGGTACGTCGGCAACCGATTGTTGCTGGCTGAATGGGGGCATGCAAAGCAAGTGCGCCTGCTCGGCGTTACCCCGGATAGCGAAGCGGCCTGGCTGTTCGATGTATCGAGTGGCGAAGTCTATCGCCAGGCATTCATCGATCCGCAGAAACTGGAGTCCGCTTTTGGCCAGGGTTCGCAGTTGCTGCAGGCTGATGCATTACCCGCCGCGGAGCGTGCATGGGCGCCCTGGCAGTTTGTCGAACTGACGGTCGAAGGAGTGGGGCTGCGTGGCGTGACATTCGAGGGCGTGGTGGTTGTGCTGCGAGACCGGGAGCCGGCGTTGATTACCGGCGTCACTCACGAATGGGTCGTCGCACAAGGTGGCCGGAAGCTCGAGGGCCTCAAACAGCTGGCGGCCCAGCCATTTCGCAGCGCACTGCTGTCAGTGGAGGAGCCCGGTAACCTGCAATGGTTCGTCGCCGAGACCGAGCGTGTGATTCGGGTTCCCAAGACGGTCATTCCAGAGTCCTTTGAACTATTGGGCACCCAGCAGCGGAGCAACGTGCTGCTTCATGAAAGCCGGAACGGAAAGCTGCTGACCTTGCCGGGTATGGAGCATCTTGGGCCACTCAGTTACATCCGGCGTGATGCCGAGGTTCTGGCTATTGAGGGCCAGATGAAGGTTGATGATCTTCTTGCGCTGATGCCGGACGATGTTACGACTCTGGTCCTGCGCATGGGACAAGGCGCGGTGAGTTACAGGTTGTCGAAAGCGGCCTGGTTGAGAGTCAAGTCGGTCATTCTCGATTGCCGGCACTCGCTGGGCAGCGCGCAGACAATCCCCGGTAAGTTGATCTGGGAGCACGATGAGCCTGACCAGTTGTTGCTGAGCCCCATCCATGAACATCTGGTGATCATCGACCCGAACAGTGGGCACAGTGTGATTTTTCGTGAAGTGTATGCGGCGGATGTCAACTTGCGCGGAGAAGTCGTGCTCAGCTTTGGAGGAAACCGGCATTACACCGTCTCGACACTGATTGAGCAGTTGGGTGCTTTGCAGAATGCCAGCAACGGTGTCGCGCTCAAAGAGTTGTCACACGTATCGTATGAGGAGGAAAGCAATCTGGTGAGTTGACCACGGTCCGATATTCTCGCTGGGGTCTTACGTCGCAAGCAGACCGCTGCTGTGTCAGGGCACCAGATAGCCTCTGACCCCGGTAAAGATGATCTGCGCGGCCAACGCGCAGACAAACAACCCCATCAGGCGGCTGACAATCTGTAAGCCCTGGTCACCGAGAATCCGCTCGATGCGGCTGGACAGGTAAAGCACCACGCCGACGGTAAAGCTGGCCAGGGCGATGCTGATGATGGCCATGAGTTTGTCGTCCCAGTGCGGCTGGCTCACGCCCATCACCAGCAGGGCACCAATGGTGCCGGGGCCGACCGTCAACGGAATGGTCAGCGGGACAATGGTCACGTCCTGCTGAACATTATCTGTCTGTACGGCTGATTTGCCTTGGGCCATGCCCAGCGCCGAAATGAACAGCACGCTGCCGGCGCCGATTCGGAACGCATCCACGGTGATGCCGAACACGCTGAAAATCACCCGTCCGAACAAATACAGCAATACGCTGGACACCAGCGTCGCGATCGCGACTTTCCAGGCCAGGCGCCGTTGTTCCTTGCGCGAGTAGCCGCGAGTCAGGCCGATAAAACATGACAGCACGAAGAAGGGGCTGTAGAGCACCAGCATCTTCAGATAAACGCTGAACAACACATGAAGCATGGTCGAGGCTCAAGGCGGAGAAAGACGTCGGGGAGTCTATCAGGCGTTTTGGTGTCTGTCGGCTCAGGACGTCTGCGCTGTACGATTCTGCTGGTCGCGCTGGGCCACCCAGTGTTCGATCAGCTCGCGCAGTTGCGACAGTTCCACCGGTTTGGCCATATGGCCGTCCATCCCGGCCTGACGGGCGCGTTCCTTGTGTTCGGCCAGGATGTGCGCGGTGAGCGCGACCACGGGGGTGCGGGTGCGCTGGTTACCCATTTCCCAGGCACGCAGTTGCTGGGTGGCGGAAAAGCCGTCGAGGATCGGCATTTCGCAGTCCATCAAGACCAGGTCGTAGCGCTGCTCCTTCATGGCCTTGAGGGCTTCCTCGCCGTTGCTGGCGGTATCGGGTTGCAGGTTGAGCTTGCCGAGCATGCCACGGATGACCTTGGTGGAAATGCTGTTGTCTTCGGCCACCAGGATGCGGAAGTCGCTGGGCACTTTTACCGGAACGACAGGACCGGCGCCCATCGGAATGCTCGGCGCCTGGCCTTTGTTGCGCTGGTTGAGTTCGTCCGCCAGGGTGGTCTTGAGGGTATAGCCGGCCACCGGTTTGGCGAGGATGCGCTTGACCCCGCTGTTGCGTGCCACGACCTTGCTCGGCGCGTTGCTGATGCCGGTGAGCATGATCAACAGGATGTCGTGATTCAGGCTCGGGTCTTCCTTGATCTTGGCCGCCAGTTGCATGCCGGTCATGCCGGGCATGTTCTGGTCCAGCAGCACCACGTCGAAGTAGTCCCGCAGGTGCGCCTTGGTGCGCAGCAGCGCCAGGGCTTCCTTGCCCGATGGTACGGCGCTGACGTTCAGGCCCCAGGCGCTGCATTGCTGCACGAGCACTTTGCGGCAGGTGTCATTGTCGTCGACGATCAACACCCGCGCCCCTTGCAGCGGACTGTCGAGGTCGGAAGTCGGATGTTCGAGGCGATCCGGGTCCAGGGGCAAGGTCAGCCACAAGGTACTGCCCTGGTTGCTGCCGCTTTTGATGCCGAACTCGCCGTGCATCAGCATGATCAATTGACGGGCGATGACCAGGCCTAGGTTGCCGCCCAGGCGGGTGGCCGAGAGGAAGTTCTTGCTGTGCAATTCGGCATGCATCAGCGTGTCGCGCTCTTCGGCGTCCATGGGTGTTCCGCTGTCCTGCACCGCGATGCGCAGGCGCGGCTGATTGCTGCGCTCGTCCAGCGCCACGACGATCAACACTTCGCCCTCGTCGGTTTTTTTCAGGGCGTTTTCCAGCAGGCTCAGTAGCGCCTGGCGCAACCGTGTCGGGTCACCGCTGATCACTCGCGGCACCTGGGGTTGGATAAAGCTGATCAGTTCGACATTCTGCTGTTCGGCCTTGGCGCGGAAGATACTCAGGCAGTCCTCGATCAGCGCATTGAGGTCGAACTGCACGTCGTCCAGTTCGATCTGCCCGGACTCCAGCCGGGAAATGTCGAGGATCTCGTTGATCAGGGTCAGCAGTTCGTTGCCGGCGCTGTGGATCGTCTGCACGTAATCGCGCTGCTTGACCGACAGCGGCGTGCCCAGCAGCAGTTCGGTCATGCCCAGTACGCCGTTCATCGGCGTACGGATTTCGTGGCTGATCTTGGCCAGGAACTCGGCCTTGGCATTGATCTCGGCATTGCTCGCCGCCAGGTCGCGGCTGATGCTGAAACGGCTCTCGTTGATCGAGCGCTGGCGCTCACCCAGGGCGACACTCATCAGCAGTCCGCTGACGCAGATGAACCCCAGCAGGGTGATGATCAGGCCCTGGGGAGCGACTTCCGTCAGCCCTTGCAGGGCCGGCAGGATGATCAGCGTGCCCAGGTTGAAAACCACCATGGCGGCGACAAACAGCCGTGCCGGGCGATAGCCCTTTTGCCAGTGCCAGGCGCTGACAAACAGCATGCTCAGGCCGGCCAGCGCGACCAGGGCATAGGTCATGATATTGAGCGGCAGTGTGTTCACGAACAACAGCAGCAGGCTGCAGAGCGTGATGAACACGATGTCTCCCAGCAGCAGCCGGTTCAACGGGTGCGGCCCCACGGGGGCGAAGAAGCGGTAGGCGAACATCAGGCCGCAGGGCGCGGTCAGCAGCAGGGCCAGATAGGCCCCCGGCGTCTGAATGGCCGGCCAGTCGGGCAGCCAGGCTCCAGCCAGGTTCAACAGCAGCACCAGGCTGAGCATCAACAACCCTTCGCAGGCCGCCAGCCACAGGCAACTGCGTGAGCGGGTATAGGCGTAGCGGGTCAGGTTGTGCAGGATCAGCATCGCGATGCAGCCGAACAGCAACCCGTAGATCAGCGTCTGGTTCTGGTTGGCCGCCGCCTGAATCGCCGTTTCCAGGGTGACATAGGGCCGCAGTTCGTGCCGGGACGCCAGGCGCAGGTAGACGTCCAGCTGTTTGTCGCTGCGCGGCAGGGCCAGCATGTAATCGCTGCTGGGCAGGGGCTGTTCGATACGGGGCAGGGCATCCCCGCCGACCTGTTGGTCCACCAGGGTATCGCCGTCCAGCACATAGAGGTTCAGGCGAGACAGGTCGGGTGCAAAGATGCGCAGTATTTGTTCATGTGGGTCGGGGGCCAGCCGGAAACGCAACCACAATGCCCCACCCGGCTCGGCGGCCTTCAGGCGGTCCAGGTCGATGGGGCTGAATTGATTGGTGTAGCGGGCAGAACGGATGTCGCTCAGCTTCAGGTCGCCCTGTTCGTCGAGCAATACCGCCCAGCCACTGCCTGGCGCGGCCTGGGCCGGGAGCGTGCAGAGCAGTGTCAGCAGGGTGACGGTTAAACCTATGGCAATCCTGAGCCAGCGCACGGCGAAATCCCTTCGTAGGTTGATGCCAGATTATAACTATGCGCGGCGCCGGAGCAGACAGGCAAGGGCCATGGGCGCTTGCCGGTCTGAATGGCCGGGTTATTCCAGATTTTCGCCACGCTCGCGGGCAATGGCACGGTAGCCAATGTCCTTGCGGTAGAAACAGCCTTCCCAGTCGATCTCGGCGGCAAGCTTGTAGGCCTGCTGCTGAGCCGCGTCGACACTGGACCCCATGGCGGTGGCGCAAAGTACGCGACCGCCGGCGGTGACCACCTGGCCATCCTTCAGCGCGGTCCCCGCATGGAAAACCTTGCCTTCCAGCCCGGCTGCAGCCTCCAGGCCTTGTATCGCATTACCTTTAGCGTAGTCGCCCGGATAACCCCCGGCTGCCAGTACCACACCGACGCTCGGACGCGGATCCCACTGGGCTTCGACCTTGTCCAGAGCCTGGGCCAGGGCCGCTTCGACCAGCAGCACCAGGCTCGATTGCAGGCGCAGCATCACCGGCTGGGTCTCAGGATCGCCGAAACGGCAGTTGAATTCGATGACTTTTGGGTTACCAGCCTTGTCGATCATCAGGCCGGCATACAGGAAGCCGGTGTAGACGTTGCCTTCCTCGGCCATGCCGCGCACGGTCGGCCAGATGACCTGGTCCATGACCCGCTGATGGACCTCGGTAGTGACCACCGGGGCAGGGGAGTAGGCACCCATGCCACCGGTGTTCGGGCCGCTGTCGCCATCGCCAACACGTTTGTGGTCCTGGCTGGTGGCCATTGGCAGGACGTTCTTGCCATCGACCATGACGATGAAGCTGGCTTCTTCGCCGTCGAGGAACTCTTCGATCACCACCCGGGAACCGGCGTCCCCGAAGGCATTGCCGGCCAGCATGTCGCGCACGGCGTCTTCGGCTTCGGCCAGGGTCATGGCTACGATCACGCCTTTACCGGCGGCCAGGCCGTCGGCCTTGATCACGATCGGCGCGCCTTTTTCGCGCAGGTAAGCCAGGGCCGGATCGATCTCGGTGAAGTTCTGGTAGTCGGCGGTCGGAATCTTGTGACGTGCCAGGAAATCCTTGGTAAAGGCTTTCGAGCCTTCCAGCTGTGCGGCTCCGGACGTCGGGCCGAAGCAGTCCAGGCCACGGGAACGGAACAGATCGACCACGCCGGCGACCAGCGGCACTTCCGGGCCGACGATGGTCAGTGAGACGTTCTTCTCGGCGAAGTCGGCCAGTTGTTCCAGGGCCAGCACGTCGATGGCGACGTTTTCGCATTTGGCTTCGATGGCGGTACCGGCATTGCCCGGTGCCACGAAAACCTTCTGCACACGCGGATCCTGAGCCACTTTCCAGGCCAGGGCGTGTTCACGGCCACCGCTGCCAATGATCAAAACATTCATTTCAAAAACCTCGGATGACGCTGATTCTGTTTGGAGCCTAGGGCGTTTTGCGCCATAGGAGGTCGCAATAGAAGTCGGTAGATGCAAGGCGGAGTCGACCTCGATGAGCGGAGTTGCCTTTTGGCAATGAGCATCATCGAGGTCGGCTCCAACGCAGCAGATGCCGGCTTCAGTGCGGCCGTTGTCTTGTTAGTGACGGAAGTGGCGCATGCCGGTGAATACCATGGCGATGCCGGCTTCATCAGCCGCGGCAATCACTTCAGCGTCACGCATCGAACCACCCGGCTGGATCACCGCAGTGATGCCGACCTTGGCCGCGTTGTCGATGCCGTCGCGGAACGGGAAGAACGCATCGGAGGCCATGACCGCGCCCTGTACCTGCAAACCGGCGTGTTCAGCCTTGATCGCGGCGATGCGGGCCGAGTTCACGCGGCTCATCTGGCCGGCGCCGACGCCGATGGTCTGGCGGTTCTTGGCGTAGACAATGGCGTTGGACTTGACGTACTTGGCGACTTTCCAGGCGAAGATCAAATCGTTGATTTCCTGCTCGCTTGGGGCGCGCTTGGTCACCACTTTCAAATCTTCGCTACCGATCATGCCTATGTCGCGACTTTGTACCAGCAGGCCGCCGTT is drawn from Pseudomonas rhizophila and contains these coding sequences:
- a CDS encoding hybrid sensor histidine kinase/response regulator gives rise to the protein MRWLRIAIGLTVTLLTLLCTLPAQAAPGSGWAVLLDEQGDLKLSDIRSARYTNQFSPIDLDRLKAAEPGGALWLRFRLAPDPHEQILRIFAPDLSRLNLYVLDGDTLVDQQVGGDALPRIEQPLPSSDYMLALPRSDKQLDVYLRLASRHELRPYVTLETAIQAAANQNQTLIYGLLFGCIAMLILHNLTRYAYTRSRSCLWLAACEGLLMLSLVLLLNLAGAWLPDWPAIQTPGAYLALLLTAPCGLMFAYRFFAPVGPHPLNRLLLGDIVFITLCSLLLLFVNTLPLNIMTYALVALAGLSMLFVSAWHWQKGYRPARLFVAAMVVFNLGTLIILPALQGLTEVAPQGLIITLLGFICVSGLLMSVALGERQRSINESRFSISRDLAASNAEINAKAEFLAKISHEIRTPMNGVLGMTELLLGTPLSVKQRDYVQTIHSAGNELLTLINEILDISRLESGQIELDDVQFDLNALIEDCLSIFRAKAEQQNVELISFIQPQVPRVISGDPTRLRQALLSLLENALKKTDEGEVLIVVALDERSNQPRLRIAVQDSGTPMDAEERDTLMHAELHSKNFLSATRLGGNLGLVIARQLIMLMHGEFGIKSGSNQGSTLWLTLPLDPDRLEHPTSDLDSPLQGARVLIVDDNDTCRKVLVQQCSAWGLNVSAVPSGKEALALLRTKAHLRDYFDVVLLDQNMPGMTGMQLAAKIKEDPSLNHDILLIMLTGISNAPSKVVARNSGVKRILAKPVAGYTLKTTLADELNQRNKGQAPSIPMGAGPVVPVKVPSDFRILVAEDNSISTKVIRGMLGKLNLQPDTASNGEEALKAMKEQRYDLVLMDCEMPILDGFSATQQLRAWEMGNQRTRTPVVALTAHILAEHKERARQAGMDGHMAKPVELSQLRELIEHWVAQRDQQNRTAQTS
- the purD gene encoding phosphoribosylamine--glycine ligase yields the protein MNVLIIGSGGREHALAWKVAQDPRVQKVFVAPGNAGTAIEAKCENVAIDVLALEQLADFAEKNVSLTIVGPEVPLVAGVVDLFRSRGLDCFGPTSGAAQLEGSKAFTKDFLARHKIPTADYQNFTEIDPALAYLREKGAPIVIKADGLAAGKGVIVAMTLAEAEDAVRDMLAGNAFGDAGSRVVIEEFLDGEEASFIVMVDGKNVLPMATSQDHKRVGDGDSGPNTGGMGAYSPAPVVTTEVHQRVMDQVIWPTVRGMAEEGNVYTGFLYAGLMIDKAGNPKVIEFNCRFGDPETQPVMLRLQSSLVLLVEAALAQALDKVEAQWDPRPSVGVVLAAGGYPGDYAKGNAIQGLEAAAGLEGKVFHAGTALKDGQVVTAGGRVLCATAMGSSVDAAQQQAYKLAAEIDWEGCFYRKDIGYRAIARERGENLE
- a CDS encoding MarC family protein, which encodes MLHVLFSVYLKMLVLYSPFFVLSCFIGLTRGYSRKEQRRLAWKVAIATLVSSVLLYLFGRVIFSVFGITVDAFRIGAGSVLFISALGMAQGKSAVQTDNVQQDVTIVPLTIPLTVGPGTIGALLVMGVSQPHWDDKLMAIISIALASFTVGVVLYLSSRIERILGDQGLQIVSRLMGLFVCALAAQIIFTGVRGYLVP